Proteins encoded within one genomic window of Formosa agariphila KMM 3901:
- a CDS encoding AIR synthase related protein — protein MSQEVSKRYAQRGVSASKSDVHNAIKNIDKGLFPKAFCKIVPDYLSQDEAYCLIMHADGAGTKSALAYMYWKETGDVSVWKGIAQDALIMNIDDLLCVGATDNIMLSSTIGRNKNVITGEVLSAIINGTEELIEDLKSFGVTIHSTGGETADVGDLVRTIIVDSTVTARMKREDVIDNANIREGDVIVGLESFGQATYEKEYNGGMGSNGLTSARHDVFHNYLAEKFPESFDAAVPSDLVYSGQMKLTDKVEGSPLDAGKLVLSPTRTYAPIIKAILSKYNKENIHGMVHCSGGAQTKILHFVNQFHIIKDNLFPIPPLFKLIQEQSKTEWKEMYQVFNCGHRMELYVSPDVAQDIIAISKSFNVDAQIIGRVEASEKKRLSIKSEFGLFEYE, from the coding sequence ATGAGTCAAGAAGTCAGTAAGCGGTATGCGCAACGAGGAGTTTCAGCTTCAAAATCAGATGTTCATAACGCAATAAAGAATATTGATAAAGGATTGTTTCCTAAGGCATTTTGTAAAATTGTTCCAGATTACTTATCGCAAGATGAAGCGTATTGCTTAATTATGCATGCCGATGGTGCCGGGACTAAAAGTGCTTTGGCTTATATGTATTGGAAGGAAACTGGAGATGTTTCTGTTTGGAAAGGTATTGCTCAAGATGCGCTTATCATGAATATAGACGATTTGTTATGTGTGGGAGCTACAGATAACATCATGCTGTCTTCAACCATTGGTCGTAATAAAAATGTGATTACTGGAGAGGTCTTGTCGGCTATAATAAATGGTACCGAAGAATTAATCGAAGATTTAAAATCTTTTGGAGTTACTATTCATTCAACAGGTGGAGAAACTGCCGATGTTGGAGATCTGGTTAGAACTATTATAGTAGACTCTACGGTAACTGCACGTATGAAACGTGAAGATGTTATAGATAATGCTAACATTAGAGAAGGAGACGTTATTGTTGGACTAGAATCTTTTGGTCAAGCAACTTACGAAAAGGAGTATAATGGAGGTATGGGTAGTAACGGATTGACATCGGCTAGACATGATGTGTTTCACAACTACTTAGCTGAAAAATTCCCTGAAAGTTTTGATGCTGCTGTGCCTAGCGATTTAGTGTATTCTGGTCAGATGAAACTTACCGATAAGGTAGAAGGTTCTCCATTAGATGCAGGGAAGTTAGTGTTGTCACCAACGCGTACGTATGCGCCAATTATAAAAGCCATTTTATCGAAATATAATAAAGAGAATATTCATGGTATGGTTCACTGTTCTGGTGGCGCGCAAACTAAAATATTGCACTTTGTAAATCAATTTCATATTATTAAAGATAATTTATTTCCAATTCCTCCGTTATTTAAATTGATTCAAGAACAATCGAAAACAGAGTGGAAGGAAATGTATCAAGTTTTTAACTGCGGACATCGTATGGAACTTTATGTGTCTCCAGATGTAGCACAAGATATTATTGCCATTTCTAAATCTTTTAATGTAGATGCACAAATTATTGGTCGCGTAGAAGCTTCCGAAAAGAAACGTCTGTCTATTAAGAGTGAATTTGGATTGTTTGAGTATGAATAA
- a CDS encoding DUF3078 domain-containing protein, whose product MKYNIFFLLCFIVQFSIAQPDSLYIKKKNIVVEPTPKWENKNKGGIDLNEVAFVNWSSGGSNSISAILSVKSTLDYTYRDFVWSSSINSRYGINQQESQPLKKTDDLFELNSSLGYRRSKNSKWYYSARLNFKTQFANGYSYPDTSNPISKFMAPGYMFFGGGMEYGKDIKRLSLYVSPLTFKSTFVLDENLANAGAFGVSPAIYDDEGNVLVPGEKVREELGILVTNYYELDVAKNVSLKSTANFYTDYLNSFGNIDVDWEVLVDFKVNNFIKASLGSQLKYDNDVKTVVVIDEDADEYAQGGAKVQWRQLLGVGFVVDF is encoded by the coding sequence ATGAAATATAATATTTTTTTTCTGTTGTGCTTTATTGTTCAATTTTCTATTGCACAACCTGATTCCTTATATATAAAGAAAAAAAATATTGTAGTAGAACCTACACCTAAGTGGGAAAACAAGAACAAAGGAGGTATCGATTTAAACGAAGTTGCTTTCGTGAATTGGAGTTCTGGGGGTAGTAATTCTATTTCTGCTATTTTAAGTGTTAAATCAACTTTAGATTATACGTATCGTGATTTTGTGTGGAGTAGTAGTATTAACTCACGTTATGGTATTAACCAGCAAGAGAGTCAGCCTTTAAAGAAAACAGACGACTTATTCGAGTTAAATTCATCTTTAGGATATAGGCGGTCTAAAAATTCTAAATGGTACTATTCTGCACGTTTAAATTTTAAAACACAATTTGCTAACGGATATTCTTATCCCGATACTTCTAACCCGATTTCTAAATTTATGGCTCCAGGTTATATGTTTTTTGGGGGAGGTATGGAATACGGTAAGGATATTAAACGCTTATCGCTATATGTGTCTCCTTTAACTTTTAAGTCTACGTTTGTACTTGATGAAAATCTGGCAAATGCCGGAGCTTTTGGTGTTAGTCCTGCAATTTATGATGACGAAGGTAATGTATTGGTGCCTGGAGAAAAGGTAAGAGAGGAACTAGGGATATTGGTAACCAATTATTACGAATTGGATGTGGCTAAAAACGTCTCGTTAAAAAGTACAGCCAATTTTTATACCGACTATTTAAATAGTTTTGGAAACATTGATGTCGATTGGGAAGTCCTTGTCGATTTTAAAGTGAATAACTTTATAAAAGCATCTTTAGGTTCTCAGCTTAAATATGATAACGATGTTAAGACTGTAGTTGTTATAGATGAAGACGCCGACGAGTACGCACAGGGCGGTGCTAAAGTACAATGGAGACAGCTTTTAGGTGTTGGTTTTGTTGTTGATTTCTGA
- a CDS encoding adenosylcobalamin-dependent ribonucleoside-diphosphate reductase → MNVDSLPIQRKTYTQDEAFEAALKYFKGDDLAARVWLNKYALKDSDGNIYELTPNDMHRRIAKEIARIEVRYPNPLSEEEIFDLIKDFKYIVPQGSPMAGIGNPFQIASLSNCFVIGNSGDSDSYGGIMKIDQEQVQLMKRRGGVGHDLSHIRPKGSPVKNSALTSTGIVPFMERYSNSTREVAQDGRRGALMLSVSVNHPDSEDFIDAKLEQGKVTGANVSVRIDDEFMKAVKLNGEYTQKYPIFSDNPKFTKTIQADGIWKKIVHNAWKSAEPGILFWDTIINESVPDCYSDFGYKTVSTNPCGEIPLCPYDSCRLLAINLFSYVDKPFTKDASFNFEKFSKHIAVAQRIMDDIIDLELEKIDGILAKIAADPELDVVKATEKQLWENIKHKAEEGRRTGIGITAEGDMLAALGIRYGSKEGNAFSVEVHKKLAIEAYRASVYTAKDRGAFGVYDSELEKNNPFIQRLKEADSKLYYDMLEYGRRNIALLTIAPTGTTSLMTQTSSGIEPVFMPVYKRRRKVNPNDKNVRVDFVDEVGDSWEEYVVFHHRFKEWMEVNGLDLSKNYSQEEIDALIKKSPYYKATSNDVDWLSKVSMQGAVQKWVDHSISVTINLPNDVSEDLVGQLYLKAWEVGCKGVTVYRDGSRAGVLISNDEKKEEENIDMLTTFPTKRPHTLEADVVRFQNNKEKWIAFIGLIDDKPYEVFTGLTDDEDGILIPRWVNEGLIIKNKNEDGTTRYDFQYQNKRGYKTTIEGLSHKFNPEFWNYAKLISSTLRHGMPIDKIVDLINSLQLDSESINTWKNGVVRALKRFVADGTHAKGQTCSNCDSENLIYQEGCLTCKDCGSSKCG, encoded by the coding sequence ATGAATGTAGATTCTTTACCTATTCAACGAAAAACCTATACACAAGATGAAGCTTTCGAAGCGGCTTTAAAATACTTTAAAGGCGACGATTTAGCGGCAAGGGTTTGGTTAAACAAATACGCTCTTAAAGATTCCGATGGGAATATATACGAGTTAACGCCAAACGATATGCATCGTAGAATAGCGAAAGAGATTGCTAGAATAGAAGTTCGTTATCCAAATCCATTATCTGAAGAAGAAATTTTCGATTTAATTAAAGATTTCAAATATATCGTTCCTCAAGGAAGTCCAATGGCAGGAATTGGTAACCCGTTTCAAATTGCATCACTTTCAAATTGTTTTGTAATAGGAAATAGTGGTGATTCAGATTCTTATGGAGGAATCATGAAAATCGACCAAGAACAAGTACAATTAATGAAACGTCGTGGAGGTGTAGGTCACGATTTATCTCATATTCGTCCAAAAGGTTCTCCGGTAAAAAATTCAGCATTAACATCTACGGGTATTGTACCGTTTATGGAGCGTTACTCAAATTCTACTAGAGAAGTTGCTCAAGATGGACGTCGTGGTGCATTAATGTTGTCGGTATCTGTAAATCATCCAGATTCAGAAGATTTTATAGATGCTAAATTAGAGCAAGGTAAAGTAACAGGAGCAAATGTATCTGTACGTATAGATGATGAGTTTATGAAAGCTGTTAAATTAAACGGTGAATACACTCAGAAATATCCAATTTTCAGCGATAATCCAAAATTCACAAAAACAATTCAAGCAGATGGTATTTGGAAAAAAATTGTCCATAATGCATGGAAATCTGCAGAACCAGGAATATTATTTTGGGATACTATAATTAATGAATCTGTGCCAGATTGTTATTCTGATTTCGGATACAAAACCGTTTCAACTAACCCTTGTGGTGAGATTCCATTATGTCCTTATGATTCTTGTCGTTTACTAGCAATCAACTTATTTTCGTACGTAGATAAACCTTTTACAAAGGATGCGTCTTTTAATTTCGAAAAGTTTAGTAAACATATTGCCGTTGCGCAACGTATTATGGATGACATTATCGATTTAGAATTAGAAAAAATCGATGGTATTTTAGCTAAGATTGCTGCAGATCCAGAATTAGATGTTGTAAAAGCAACAGAAAAACAACTTTGGGAAAATATTAAACATAAAGCAGAAGAAGGGCGAAGAACTGGTATTGGTATCACTGCTGAAGGTGATATGTTAGCAGCGCTAGGTATTCGTTATGGAAGTAAGGAAGGAAATGCTTTTTCTGTTGAAGTTCATAAAAAATTAGCAATTGAAGCCTATAGAGCTTCTGTGTATACAGCAAAAGATCGTGGGGCATTTGGTGTCTACGATTCAGAATTAGAAAAAAATAATCCATTTATTCAACGCTTAAAAGAAGCCGATAGTAAATTGTATTACGACATGTTAGAGTACGGTCGTCGTAACATTGCTTTATTAACAATTGCGCCAACAGGAACAACAAGTTTAATGACGCAAACAAGTTCTGGAATCGAGCCTGTGTTTATGCCGGTTTACAAACGTAGACGTAAAGTAAATCCGAACGATAAAAATGTACGTGTAGATTTCGTAGATGAGGTTGGAGATTCGTGGGAAGAATATGTTGTATTCCACCACCGTTTTAAAGAATGGATGGAAGTAAACGGCTTAGATTTATCTAAAAACTATTCACAAGAAGAAATTGATGCATTAATTAAAAAATCGCCTTACTACAAAGCAACATCAAACGATGTCGATTGGTTAAGTAAAGTGTCTATGCAAGGTGCTGTTCAGAAATGGGTAGATCATTCAATTAGTGTAACTATTAATTTACCAAACGATGTTTCTGAAGATTTAGTAGGTCAGTTATATTTAAAAGCTTGGGAAGTTGGTTGTAAAGGTGTTACCGTATATCGTGATGGATCTCGTGCTGGAGTTTTAATTTCTAACGACGAGAAGAAAGAGGAAGAAAACATTGACATGTTAACTACTTTTCCTACAAAACGACCTCATACACTAGAAGCCGATGTAGTACGTTTTCAGAATAATAAAGAAAAATGGATTGCCTTTATTGGTTTAATAGACGATAAGCCTTACGAAGTTTTTACAGGTTTAACAGACGATGAAGATGGAATATTAATTCCGCGTTGGGTAAATGAAGGATTAATTATTAAAAATAAAAATGAAGACGGGACAACACGTTACGATTTTCAATATCAAAATAAAAGAGGGTACAAAACCACTATCGAAGGCTTGTCTCATAAATTCAACCCTGAGTTCTGGAATTACGCAAAATTAATTTCTAGTACATTACGTCATGGTATGCCAATCGATAAAATTGTAGACTTAATTAACAGTTTACAATTAGATAGCGAATCTATTAATACTTGGAAAAATGGTGTTGTAAGAGCGTTAAAACGTTTCGTAGCCGATGGTACACATGCTAAAGGA